ACATTAAACATATACATCCTTGTCTCTTACATTTCTCTTTGCTACTCATACATCAGCAGACATGGGAAAACCTCCAACTAATGTGCAATCAGTCACTCACCTGCTGCCAGCTGCATCCATCCGCAGATCTTATACACAGTGGCTGTACTgcagaagaagaagagggcaaAGCAGCCAATGCAGGATAGCACCAGCACCATGGACATCCCGATGAAGAAGGATGCTGCTTTAAAGGCGCCTGACGGGATGGAGCTAAACTCGGTGAAGCTACCCTGACACGTCAGGTCCCGGGACGTACCGCTCCCTATACAGTAGTGAAAGAGGCCAAAGTAGCCGGCCTGCGGCGTGTCCATGCCGTCCCCGATCCAGTAGGGCTGAACGAAACATACCACGTTCACAATGGCGAAAAGGATTGTGAAGATGGCCCACAGGACCCCGATGGCACGAGAGTTCCTCACATAGTTGGTCTGATAGATCTTGGCTGCCTCCGTGGCTGGGAGCATTGTTGCAGATGTGCCAGGGATCATAGAGAGAATCAGTCCAATATGAAATGGACTTGGTTTGGACTTGGACCTCTCTGGATTCAGATCCAATCTGGATTCAGTCTTGACTCAAATACTTTCTGAATTCAGGTCAAATATTGATTCGATTTGGACTCAGATGCTCTCTGGATTCACGTCCAATCTTGATTCAGTCTGGACTCAGATGTTGTCTGGATTCAGGGTCCAATCTGGATTCAGTCTAGACTCAGATGTTGTCTGGATTCAGGTCCAATCTGGATTCAGTCAGGACACAGATGCTCTCTGGATTCAGGTCTAATCTGGATTCAGTCAGTCTCGGACAGAGATCCTCGTCAAATTTAATCTGGACTCTGTACTCTCTGGATTTAGATTCTATCTAGATTCAGTCTGACAATTTGGATTCAGTTAAGATTTCTTATATATTCCTTTTGTTGATGCACTTTATGGTCAATCTGGATTCAGTCCTCCATGATGTTGCTTAAACTCGAGCCACAGACAGTACAGCACACAGTTGTCAGGACAGACTAAGCACTTTTAGTGCCAGATGTCACATTGATTCGTTCAGCGTGGATGTGGAAGTCTGTCGGTGACTCCAGTGATGTTCTGTTCCAGCTCTCCTCTGATTCAGTCTATATGCATCCAGCCAATCTCATTAAGGTGAATAATCACACTTGGGACAGCAAGATAAATTACTACACTGATATGAAGAGCATGCACTGTATCAGCAACAATACGCCCAAAGGAATTTGCCGTATTAATACTTAATGATGAAAAATAAGATGATTTGAGAATAATCCAACCTTAAAAGACTGTGTACGGTTATATGTAAACAAAAATAGTCAATAAAAACAGTAATCTATTTTATGCAATCCAAACGGTTGTTGCCAAGATAAGATATAAGATATAAACATCTTCCCCTGCTGTCGAAATTTAACAGAAATCTCTCACATTCAGACGACGACACTTGGGTAGCATCATATTATGCGTGTCCATTCATCTCGGATTCACGCGCACCGAACGTTGCAACAAGAAAATGTCTCTATCCTCTCGGTTGTCTTAAATGCGCACCCGCGGTCCAACCTACTTTATCCTATTCGCGCGTCTCAAAGCAGTGAAACAAAATACACAGTGATTTTGTTTGACAGAATAAATGCTGAGATAAGATTCATACCGCACCTGCAAATCTCAATGTGACGCGCTCGTGAGGATGGAGAGCAGCGCTCGAGCGCCCAGCGCAGATTTCTGGCACACCCGAATATACACAATATGCGCCTGTCACTCCCGTCCGCAGAGCAGAAGAGAGAGACACCGACATCACTTCACACGTACACTCATTCTTTATAATCATTAATCAATGTATATCTGCGCCTTcgatttatattataatttttaaacgtTTAAAATTAAATTCTAGAGGCTTTACATATCCCACAGCCCTATCCGGAAGTGACGCAAATGCGTGACTTAAGTAGATCTGTGTATAGTTAAGTGCTGGATGTGGACACTCTGCAACTTTAAATAAAGCTACGAAACTCTTATTAATATTAATGCTTCAGCATTATATAAGGtttattgcatgttttgatattttaaaaacgGTTTTATTTGTAGAGAAGTGTGAAGTTTGGCGAAGCCAGTTAGGTGAAACGTCACTTTATGTGGGATTTTCAAATAGTTGCGTACTaatgtgaatatatgttttgttaTGGTCAGATAATGCGTTTAACGCTGCAGTGTGATAGTTATCCTGAGGACACACTGCGCTCTCTTACTTTCAGACTGCCATGTAGGGtcaccatacgtcctctttttcccggacatgtaCTTTTTTCCTGACCGGCGTCTGGCCAGGATTTCAATAATTCATTGTGTGCGCGCtcttatttgcattgctttagcCACTCTTTGTAAGCCCCGCCTtttcgcacaccaattggtcgattataagaggcgtgcagcaactattggccaaattcctgcctgtcaatctctcgcCAGCGCGAAAAGTCTTCGGCATCAAACATTCGCTTGACGGTAGCAGTAAATTACATCTGAGTgtaaacaatgcccaaacgaaagtgcaaatttaaaaaagatttgcagaaaaaattcccatgctttcgtccaggtcgagatccgtgggaagtaGAATGTATaagtatgacatgtaaagctggcagtTTATGtttcagttgctaataaaggtgctagtgattttttaaaaaaattttttttattattatcaccaAAGTTTGTACAAACACTTGTGTATACATCATTGACATACAACATAGATATAACAAAAGACTTTCACACTAGGGGGCTATTACTAATTTATATGAAGATATTAAAGCAATTAcaaattgtgtaaatgttttaattgctttttgcTTCATAGAAAATCGAAGTGAATCAATATAAAGCTCAATTTCTTTCTTAAATGAAGTAAAATAAGGTTTTTCACaggagaatttacatttatgaacataAAATTTTGCCATTAAAAGAATAAAATTGATTATATAAATCTGACAATGCTTGATTCTACTGTTCTCCCAAATaccaaataaaatatgtttccaaaacaacataaattggtCATCAATGTttcttgtgataaaatcacagacattttgcCAAAATGGTCTTACAACTGGGcaatgccaaaataaatgaaccacagtTTCAGGGCAACTGTCACAAAAGGTACAATTAACATCAATATCACTTTTAAATTTTATTAGGTAATGTTTTACAGGGTATATTCTATGTATCAATTTGAATGATACCTCAACTTTGTTTGTAATCAAATATTGATTAGGTATAAGCCAAACCTTTTTCCACACAATATCTTCTGTAAAACGATTCCAATATGAGTAAATATAAGGCAAAGACACATAATTTCTTTGAAATAACTCTCTTATAGATCTGTTCTTCGCGTTAAGGGAAAAACAGATATTACCTACATAAGTACTTACTATAGTAGGTGGGGACAATTGTTGAGTATTAATTCTTTTTGATGTttgaacagcatacagatttcagGAGAAATTGCTCCAAAAACTTTTGCATATTCCCCTGGTGTTACAGGAATCTTATAATGCGCCAAAAACTCATTGTAAGTGAAAAGAAAACCCTTTGAATTAAATAACTGATCCACCAATATGATGCCATTATCAAATGTTTCAAAAACATCGATTTGCGCTTATATAATATATCCCTATTGTTCCATATATAATACTTATGTGGTGAAAAATTATGCTTGAAAATCAATGACCATGATAAAAAGGCCTGGCGATGAAATTCCGAAAGTTTCATTGGTACTTTATCAATATTATAATTACAACTAAGAAGAAAATGTATATTACCAAAGTTAGAAAGAATATGGGAGGGTATAAAGTACCAAACTGAGTAAGGATTTCTGACAATCTGACGAAGCCAATtaactttaaatgtattatttaacatttcaaaatcCAAAGCATTTAGGCCACCATTTTCATATGAATTAGttataaatgttttctttatgtaatgtattttgtttttccagATAAAGTCAAACAGTATTTTATCTATttctttgcatatttttttattaagatgcAAAGCCATTGCTGCATAAGTCAGTCTAGAAATACCCTCAGCCTTTGTAAGTAAAACTCTGCCCCTTAAAGAAAGATCTCTCATAAGCCAGTGATTTAagttctttttagttttttcaacaaTAGGATTCAAATTTAATAAGCACCTTCTGTGCTGATCTTTAGTAATGCTTATTCCCAAATACTGAACCCCAGATTTTAAGGGAATACCATTATAAGATGCTTCAGAACATTCCTTGATGGCCATAAGCTCACATTTAGCCAAATTTAAGTAAACACCAGATGCCCTTGAAAATTCACAGATTAATTCAGTAGCCACTGAGATCTGGTCTTCGTTTTGAATGAAGAGCGTAGTGTCATCTGTTAATTGGGTTATTTTGATCTCTCTATCAAAGATAGTGATGCCTTTCATTGGACTTGATTTAATATGAGAAGAAAGAAGTTGACTCACTAATAGAGGTATGGAGAGACAGGGCACCATTGCCTAATTCCTCTAGTAATATCGAATTTAGGGAAAGtaccatttaataatttaatagaacagTTGCCTTTTTTATAAAGGGTTTTAATTGCGGaagaaaaaaaataccaaaatcaAATTTCTTAAGCGTGTCAAAGATGAACTGATGCTCTACCGAGTCGAATGCTTTATAAAAATCTAAGAATAATATAAACCCATTATCATTAATCAATTCTGATTAGTCCAGGACATCCAACACTAATCTTATATTATTCGTTATATGTCGATTTTTCATGAAGATTGTGATTCATCAATTACAGaatccaaaacattttttaatcttCTAGCTAAAATTAGGGCCAGCAATTTATAATCCTTGTTTAATAAACCGATAGGGCGCCAATTATCAACATATAGCTTGTCTTTTTTTGGTTTAGGGAGCAATGTAATTAAACCTTGTGTTAGAGTTGGTGGAAGATACTGTCTCTCAATGCTTTCAGCAAATACTTCTACAAGAAAAGGAGCCAATTCTttggaaaataatttatataattcagATGTCAAACCATCAGTACCTGGTGATTTGGAATTTTTCAGATGACTAATGGCTTCCGACAATTCAGATATTGTAATAAGTTTATCACAAGAGTCCTTTTCATGTTTTTCAATGGGTTTAATTTGTAACGAATTCAAGAAGGCATCAGCAGTCACCTGAGACTAACTAGAGGTATACAGATTCTTATAAAATTCACTACAGTACGAGAAATTACTGTATGATCATCCGTTGTAACCCCATTAATGTTTAACTTATTAATGGTGTTACTAACAAAATTCCGCTTTtctaaactgaaaaaataatgtGAGTTTTGTTCCCCTTCCTCAAGCCACTTTCTTTTAGAACGAATAAAGGCACCCTCTACTTTTTTCTTATACATGTCATCTAATTTACTTGTTAAGTCAACCATTTCTAATTTTTCGTCCTCTAGAAGAGAATTTGGATGTTTCTGAGACAAATTTGTTATTCTCGTTATTATTTTAGTTTCTTCAGATCTTTTACTTTTGGCCACTAATGAACCATATTTTCTCATATATTTGCCAATTTCAAATTTTAGAAGTTAGCCAATTTGTACTGAAGGCATTTTCCATCTTGGCTTTAGTCCAATGACTAGAAATTAAATCTTTAACTTTCTTTTGGACCTCCTTATGCAGCAGAAGGGAATTATTAAGTTTCCAATATGAAGAATTTACATTGTGTTTCATGAAGCAGCTTCACTTTTATATAAATAGCTCTGTGATCTGTTAATGGAGTAGGTAAAATATCTACATCGATCCCATCTTTGTCAAGACTTTCAGAAACTAACCAATAATCTATTCTGGACCGATTGGAACCTGATTTGTTACTCCATGTAAAGACTATATTATTAGGGCATTTAGATCTCCAAATGTCTATTAGATTAAATGTATTCATGAAGTTTTTGAGATTAGTATTTGTAGATATTGGACGTCCTGATGGCCATTTATCAACAGTATAATCCTGCACAATGTTAAAATCCCCTCCAATTATAATATAAGCATTTGGATATTTATCTAACCAACCTTTAAATGTATTCTCTATGACCCCTAAAAGATTGTCATTTTCTGACTTCCTATTGTACCCATAGATATTAGCTGTAATAATATACACATCATTACAATTAAGTAGCAAACAAACAAAGTGACCTTCTGAATCACAAAATGACTGCACAACTTCACCATTAAATCTATTCTTAAGTGTTATTACCCCTGCTGAATGTTCAGAACCATGGGAAAACCATAGTGAAGACCCCCATTGACCATTCCAAAATTTAACATCATCATTAACCGAATGAGCTTCTTGTATATAACATAAATCAGCTCTGTATTgtctaacaaataaaaataatgcttttCTTTTAATATTATTACGCAACCCCCTAGCGTTAAAAGATATAAGAGATAAATCCAACAGGTTTAACAGAACAAGTTgaacatacaaaatataataaattaaatctttagaagaatatgtgctagtgatttagaagcacacattagctctgcgaagcataaagcagagccatataaagagagagttgcgacaactccattgactccaatggaacgtttttttttacagcaatggcggctcgtggagcctctcaatagttcccggaagtagcagcaaacacatgccgcgccgtagagatgcatcagaacaaaccgtttgcgacgcacttttaaaaggtgagacgtttaaagaataatattatcctattctgtatattattagtacatctaaataaaaataacttgtaaattaaaaccttatagttgagtattactcattaaattaggagataagggatgttatcggataactaacagattaggcaaggattggagctggataaagttagtaactgaacaccctattaattgtaaaatctttgcaaatacctcacacatttttttgttgttgtaatttttatttatatttagattgctcctgctgacttgagccaaccatttttttctcctccatgtcagtggggaagccatacattcagcacacctttctctgagctgattggagcatcccatgcagcacagcaaaccatggtgaagactatgcaacgacaacatgaaagaaaggacacatacaaaatgcttggcatgctatttaatgtattagaaatgtattcatgaattgctgtaaatatttattgcatttatttgaataaaaatacaaaagaagTATTATCGtaatttattattacaatttaaaataactgttttctattttaatgtattttaaaatgtaatttactcctgtgatgccaagctgaattttcagcctcattacttttgaatggcagtttatatacgagtatgcttaagttgttttaaagctgaatatattgtgtatatgaataagtattgtaagaattatacattagatatataatatttataatacataaataattatattactatatatagaattttaagaattgtaaacaataagcttcatttcactaaattttacatttacgtaactgctgctaatagttaatagttcattgacccattgtgcggtgcgagctggaaatcacctgtctctgtactatctgaaaagtcataaatatgacattagttac
This sequence is a window from Xyrauchen texanus isolate HMW12.3.18 chromosome 45, RBS_HiC_50CHRs, whole genome shotgun sequence. Protein-coding genes within it:
- the LOC127637156 gene encoding LHFPL tetraspan subfamily member 3 protein, which translates into the protein MIPGTSATMLPATEAAKIYQTNYVRNSRAIGVLWAIFTILFAIVNVVCFVQPYWIGDGMDTPQAGYFGLFHYCIGSGTSRDLTCQGSFTEFSSIPSGAFKAASFFIGMSMVLVLSCIGCFALFFFCSTATVYKICGWMQLAAGTCLVLGCMIYPDGWDADEVKRMCGEETDKYTIGACSVRWAYILAIMGIMDALILSFLAFVLGNRQDGLMSEELLGDKTGNA